In the Prochlorococcus sp. MIT 1307 genome, one interval contains:
- a CDS encoding alanine--glyoxylate aminotransferase family protein — translation MQDKLTLMIPGPTPVPEKVLRALGKHPIGHRSKEFQSIVSHTSEQLKWLHQTNNEVLTITGSGTAAMEAGIINTLSRGAKVLCGDNGKFGERWVKVAKAFGLQVEVVKAEWGCPLDPEKFQTALNEDKNKEIQAVILTHSETSTGVINDLQTISKYVQTHGRAITIADCVTSLGACNVPMDEWGLDVVASGSQKGYMIPPGLSFIAMSERAWQAQQTSDLPKFYLDLEPYRKTAANNSNPFTPAVNLYFALEAALEMMQEEGLEAIFTRHARHRSATQAGIKAMGLTLFAKEGHGSPAITAVLPERIDSETIRKIVKQKFDILLAGGQDHLKGKIFRIGHLGFVSDRDVLTAISSIEASLQSLNLLTTPMGAGVAAAAKILQ, via the coding sequence ATGCAGGACAAACTCACCCTGATGATCCCGGGACCCACACCAGTACCAGAAAAAGTCCTCAGAGCATTAGGTAAGCACCCAATTGGACATCGCAGTAAAGAATTTCAATCAATAGTTAGCCATACTTCCGAACAACTCAAATGGTTGCATCAAACCAATAATGAAGTGCTAACAATCACTGGTAGTGGCACTGCCGCGATGGAGGCAGGAATAATCAATACTTTGAGCCGTGGGGCCAAAGTGCTTTGTGGAGATAATGGAAAATTTGGAGAAAGATGGGTAAAAGTTGCAAAAGCTTTCGGACTCCAGGTTGAAGTGGTGAAAGCAGAATGGGGGTGTCCACTAGATCCTGAAAAGTTTCAAACAGCTCTGAATGAAGATAAAAATAAAGAAATTCAAGCAGTAATTCTCACTCACTCTGAAACATCAACAGGTGTAATCAACGATCTGCAAACAATCAGCAAATATGTGCAAACTCACGGCCGTGCAATCACAATCGCTGATTGTGTCACGAGTCTTGGTGCTTGCAATGTTCCCATGGACGAATGGGGCCTAGATGTTGTTGCATCAGGATCGCAAAAGGGCTACATGATTCCTCCAGGTCTCAGCTTCATTGCAATGAGCGAAAGAGCTTGGCAAGCACAACAAACTTCAGATCTCCCAAAGTTTTACCTCGATTTAGAGCCTTATCGAAAAACAGCTGCAAACAACAGCAATCCTTTTACTCCAGCAGTCAATCTCTACTTCGCTTTGGAAGCGGCATTAGAAATGATGCAAGAAGAAGGATTAGAAGCAATATTTACTCGGCATGCTCGACACCGGTCTGCAACTCAAGCTGGTATTAAAGCAATGGGACTTACCCTTTTTGCAAAAGAAGGTCACGGTAGTCCAGCCATTACTGCAGTTTTGCCAGAAAGAATTGATTCAGAAACAATAAGGAAAATTGTCAAGCAAAAGTTTGACATTCTCTTAGCTGGTGGACAAGATCATTTAAAAGGAAAAATCTTCAGAATTGGACATCTAGGCTTTGTTAGCGATCGAGATGTCCTAACAGCAATCTCATCAATTGAAGCAAGCCTCCAATCTCTTAATCTCCTAACTACTCCAATGGGAGCTGGAGTAGCAGCAGCAGCGAAAATTCTTCAATAG
- a CDS encoding DEAD/DEAH box helicase, with the protein MCLTSSGLIKVSFPFDAVTQAQLQKIKPRGCWRGIKTGWEFPLSAAKALIDLLGSRFEIKQDLADWVHWFQYPLPPLPPHRELVANAALDSVLRDGRSPFPHQQVGARWLLARRGALLADEMGLGKTLTALLAARAMALVAGVRVMVVAPAGLHSHWLNEANALDLEIDLHSWAALPHNLPPVGTLLVVDEAHFAKSLKSKRTQHLLRLARHPCLRAIWMLTGTPIKNGRPIELYPLLAAMNHPLGEDQRAFEENFCQGHWREHGAHRIWDCSGASNMQELRKLIRPLVLNRCKDGCFGLPPKIREEHFISLSASEARGFEHRLSLVLDEYRSRVQKGLVKSDSESLVILSALRQISAEFKLPSVSNFTEELIKRGNAIVLFSSFIKPLELLNNYLGGVLLTGKTSLEERESAVNSFQKGEENLILTTYCTGGLGYTLHRARHVILLERPWTPGDVVQAEDRCHRIGMNGHLISHWFKLGPADDLVDKLLTNKARNIDFLMNTEIDKELPFSKLTYRFLQEL; encoded by the coding sequence TTGTGTTTAACTTCTTCAGGGCTGATAAAGGTTTCTTTTCCTTTTGATGCTGTTACTCAGGCACAACTCCAAAAAATAAAACCTCGAGGTTGCTGGCGTGGAATTAAGACAGGTTGGGAGTTTCCTCTATCTGCCGCGAAGGCTTTGATAGATCTTTTAGGTAGTCGGTTTGAAATTAAACAAGACCTTGCTGATTGGGTGCATTGGTTTCAATATCCTTTACCGCCTTTGCCTCCTCATCGTGAGTTGGTAGCCAATGCAGCTCTCGATAGTGTTTTGAGAGATGGGAGAAGTCCTTTCCCTCATCAACAAGTCGGTGCACGTTGGCTTTTGGCAAGAAGGGGAGCTTTACTTGCTGATGAGATGGGGTTAGGAAAAACTCTTACGGCATTGCTAGCAGCCAGAGCGATGGCTCTTGTTGCAGGTGTCCGTGTAATGGTTGTTGCTCCAGCTGGGTTGCATTCTCATTGGCTCAATGAAGCTAATGCACTTGATTTAGAGATTGATTTGCATAGTTGGGCGGCTTTACCGCACAATTTGCCTCCAGTTGGAACTTTGCTAGTTGTAGATGAGGCACATTTTGCAAAGTCTTTAAAGTCAAAACGAACTCAACATTTGTTGAGACTTGCTCGTCATCCTTGTTTGAGAGCTATTTGGATGCTGACGGGAACTCCTATTAAAAATGGTCGACCTATTGAGCTTTACCCTTTATTGGCTGCTATGAATCATCCGTTAGGAGAGGATCAGCGTGCTTTCGAGGAAAATTTTTGTCAAGGTCATTGGCGAGAGCATGGAGCTCATCGAATTTGGGATTGTTCTGGTGCGAGCAATATGCAGGAATTAAGAAAATTAATTAGACCATTAGTTTTGAATAGATGTAAGGATGGATGTTTTGGATTGCCTCCAAAGATTAGGGAAGAACATTTCATAAGTCTTTCAGCTTCTGAGGCAAGAGGTTTTGAGCATCGATTATCTTTAGTACTCGATGAATATAGAAGTCGAGTACAAAAAGGTTTAGTTAAATCTGATTCTGAGTCATTGGTAATTTTATCAGCTTTAAGACAGATATCTGCCGAATTTAAATTACCAAGTGTTAGTAATTTTACAGAAGAGTTAATCAAAAGAGGTAATGCAATAGTACTATTTAGTAGCTTTATTAAACCTTTGGAATTGCTAAATAATTATTTAGGTGGAGTCTTGTTGACTGGAAAAACGTCTTTAGAAGAAAGAGAATCTGCAGTTAATTCTTTTCAGAAAGGAGAAGAAAATTTGATACTAACAACTTATTGTACTGGTGGACTCGGATATACATTACATCGTGCAAGGCATGTCATTTTACTTGAAAGGCCTTGGACACCGGGTGATGTGGTTCAGGCAGAGGACCGTTGTCATCGGATTGGCATGAATGGTCATTTGATTAGTCATTGGTTTAAGTTGGGTCCAGCTGATGATTTGGTAGATAAGTTATTAACGAATAAGGCTCGAAATATTGATTTCTTAATGAATACTGAAATAGATAAGGAGCTGCCTTTTTCTAAGCTAACTTATCGTTTCTTGCAAGAATTATGA
- a CDS encoding SDR family oxidoreductase: MIKDLVNQCEPLPSNSKLLILGAGFSGQHVANLAKQMGANVICSRRKEGTPGADCIFDSTKQKIPSEKALSEVTHVLSCIPPDAEGEDPVLISLKKELKNMPLQWVGYLSTTGVYGDCKGQWVTESDLPKPQLARSTRRLGCEQAWQTSGLPIQILRLPGIYGPGRSAIENIKAGKTKMIDKPGQVFSRIHIDDIAGAIFHLINLSTKKNIKPTIVNVADNLPSTNIEVMQYAASLMNISLPPIEPFQIAAPTMSSMALSFWQENRKVSNNKLCNELGYRLIHSDYKSGLKDCWLQNKSNIFSNNYFMN, from the coding sequence ATGATCAAGGATCTTGTCAACCAATGCGAACCGCTACCCAGCAATTCCAAGCTGCTTATTTTGGGTGCAGGATTCAGTGGGCAACATGTAGCTAATCTGGCGAAACAAATGGGAGCAAACGTAATCTGCAGCCGTAGAAAAGAAGGAACTCCAGGTGCAGATTGCATTTTTGACAGCACTAAACAAAAAATTCCTTCGGAAAAAGCACTTAGCGAAGTGACTCACGTGCTTAGTTGCATCCCTCCAGATGCCGAGGGCGAAGATCCTGTACTTATCAGTCTTAAGAAGGAACTCAAGAATATGCCGCTGCAATGGGTGGGTTATTTATCCACTACAGGCGTTTATGGAGACTGCAAAGGTCAATGGGTTACAGAGTCTGATCTGCCTAAGCCGCAACTTGCCAGAAGCACAAGGAGACTTGGATGCGAGCAAGCATGGCAAACTTCTGGGCTACCAATACAAATTCTTCGCTTACCTGGAATATATGGACCAGGACGATCAGCAATAGAAAACATCAAAGCTGGAAAAACTAAAATGATTGACAAACCAGGTCAGGTTTTTTCGAGAATCCATATTGACGACATTGCTGGCGCGATCTTTCACCTAATCAACTTGTCAACCAAGAAAAATATAAAACCAACAATTGTCAATGTGGCAGATAACCTTCCATCTACAAACATAGAAGTAATGCAGTATGCAGCATCTTTAATGAATATTTCATTGCCACCTATAGAGCCATTTCAAATAGCAGCCCCAACAATGAGTTCTATGGCTTTATCCTTTTGGCAAGAAAATCGCAAGGTTAGCAACAATAAGCTCTGCAATGAACTTGGTTATCGCCTAATACACTCAGATTATAAGTCTGGCCTAAAAGACTGTTGGCTACAAAATAAATCAAACATTTTTTCTAATAATTACTTTATGAATTGA
- a CDS encoding DUF6554 family protein, whose product MAKNKRLILLPLTTIGMLVTSCLGLATYAAPADVGSKGANVYCFMRNSGNSHSVSWEAAYQIIKRQKSSLFKTSPKHAAVMITETVVQNPDIYKNCGAYLGDLYGSTNLNSIPEETPPETKETPSEIKKGDRYSY is encoded by the coding sequence ATGGCCAAAAATAAACGTCTAATCTTATTGCCCCTCACAACAATAGGAATGCTTGTAACAAGCTGCTTAGGGCTTGCTACCTATGCAGCACCAGCTGACGTTGGGAGCAAAGGAGCCAATGTTTACTGCTTTATGCGAAATAGTGGAAACAGCCACTCAGTAAGCTGGGAAGCAGCTTATCAAATTATCAAACGTCAAAAAAGTAGTTTATTTAAAACCTCACCTAAACATGCTGCTGTAATGATTACTGAAACAGTAGTTCAAAATCCAGATATATATAAAAATTGTGGTGCATATCTAGGAGATCTTTATGGATCAACGAATTTAAATTCTATCCCAGAAGAAACACCACCAGAAACAAAAGAGACTCCATCAGAAATTAAAAAAGGTGATCGATATAGCTATTAA
- a CDS encoding HNH endonuclease signature motif containing protein gives MHQRDAVFLEDLCPKLRVRRWRKSLHTFTGKSCIYCGKPSESIDHVFPRSHGGLSITENCVPACLSCNGDKSDTDAFEWYRRQRFYDPRRAMAIRAWMDGDLSLALRLLEWAKPNISNDKQTTANHSNKSWQIQAA, from the coding sequence ATGCACCAAAGGGATGCGGTTTTCTTGGAAGATCTCTGTCCCAAGTTACGTGTAAGGCGCTGGCGAAAATCCCTACACACATTTACTGGTAAAAGCTGCATCTACTGTGGCAAGCCTTCTGAATCAATTGACCATGTGTTTCCACGCAGTCACGGAGGATTAAGTATCACAGAAAACTGTGTGCCTGCCTGCCTTTCTTGCAATGGGGACAAATCCGACACAGATGCATTTGAATGGTATAGACGTCAACGCTTTTATGATCCTCGCCGTGCTATGGCAATACGTGCCTGGATGGATGGAGATCTAAGTCTTGCTTTGAGACTACTTGAATGGGCAAAACCAAACATAAGCAATGACAAACAAACTACCGCAAATCATTCAAACAAGAGTTGGCAAATACAAGCTGCATAA